The Cellulophaga sp. L1A9 genome window below encodes:
- a CDS encoding patatin-like phospholipase family protein — protein sequence MNIGLVLSGGGARGIAHIGAIKALEEHHIYPSYIAGTSAGAIVGGLYAGGCSWQQILDFFKTTQLFTFTNYAMSKPGFLDTEKFYEQFSTYLPIDDYSALKTPLVVTATNLLDGTLKVFDSGILIKTILASAAVPGVFAPVEIEGGYYADGGILNNFPVDLIKHKCDKVIGVYVNPFQKIKKDSLKHVYNIMERSYHIMMSNETSLKFKECDLLIRPSRMKEFSTFSLKNIDAIFNLGYESALAAIEKDKEKAEKSLDTINLEAINGFTITN from the coding sequence ATGAATATAGGTTTAGTTCTTTCTGGAGGAGGCGCAAGAGGCATTGCACATATAGGTGCTATAAAAGCCTTAGAAGAACACCATATATATCCCTCATATATTGCAGGCACCAGTGCTGGAGCTATTGTTGGCGGATTATATGCTGGTGGTTGTTCTTGGCAACAAATTCTAGATTTTTTTAAAACCACCCAATTATTTACATTCACAAATTATGCAATGAGCAAACCTGGCTTTTTAGATACCGAGAAGTTCTATGAGCAGTTTAGCACCTACCTTCCAATTGATGATTATAGTGCCCTAAAAACACCGTTAGTGGTAACAGCAACTAACTTATTAGACGGTACTCTAAAAGTATTTGATTCTGGCATTTTGATTAAAACAATATTAGCTTCCGCTGCTGTTCCTGGTGTTTTTGCTCCTGTAGAAATAGAAGGTGGTTATTATGCTGATGGAGGAATTCTAAATAATTTTCCTGTTGATTTAATCAAGCATAAATGTGATAAAGTGATCGGCGTATATGTCAATCCTTTTCAGAAAATAAAAAAAGACAGTTTAAAGCATGTATATAATATCATGGAACGCTCTTATCATATTATGATGTCTAATGAAACAAGTCTAAAATTTAAAGAATGTGACCTATTGATTCGGCCTAGTCGAATGAAAGAATTTAGTACCTTTTCATTGAAAAATATTGATGCTATTTTTAATCTAGGTTATGAATCGGCACTAGCGGCTATTGAAAAAGATAAGGAAAAAGCAGAAAAATCACTTGATACCATTAATTTAGAAGCCATTAATGGCTTTACCATTACAAATTAA
- a CDS encoding cation-translocating P-type ATPase gives MINPTDFGIKGLSDQEVLTARKNHGKNTLDYKKKSKLLDAIKSILQEPMVILLAIASCIYFLTGNIGDGIFLAAAIILVASISFYQESKSRNALEKLKDITQPKAQVIRNGKIVEIQSHNLVIGDSLMVEEGNVIPADGVIIHSNDFSVNESLLTGESMAVFKDAATENSKIFTGTTVAIGLAIATVTAIGNATALGKIGKSLEGIHDEKTPLELQIGNFVKKMSIIGGITFLFVWGINYYNTLNLLDSLLKALTLAMSILPEEIPVAFTTFMALGSWRLMKLGIVVKQIKTVESLGSATVICVDKTGTITQNKMSLVKLYLFKTDQIVPIPEKANLLEEDLITTAMWSSEPIPFDPMEIALHESYSKLIASDERQAYKMIHEYPLGGKPPMMTHLFENKTGDRIIAAKGAPEAFFPIAKLNDEEKNKIKKAITTLGDKGYRLLGVGKAKFKGTDYPKTQQEFPFDFLGLVAFYDPPKENISTVLKEFDRAGITVKLITGDTATTASAIAKEVNFIGYEKCMTGNELMQLDDKQLQEKVKTTQIFSRMFPDAKLRIINALKANKEVVAMIGDGVNDGPALKAAHFGIAMGTKGTEIAKEAASLILVDDDLSKMIDSIAMGRKIYSNLKKAIQYIISIHIPIILTVFIPLALGWAFPNIFSPTHVILLELIMGPTCSIIYENEPLEKNTMLQKPRLLTSTFFNIKELLTSIIQGLAITVGTLSIYQYALAQNNSEDTTRTMVFLVLIIANVCLTLINRSFYYSILTTLKYKNNLVPLIIAITLLITASLLFIPPLTSFFQFSRLSFEQLFLSVLTGFISVIWFEIVKWNTRKKTNRTNT, from the coding sequence ATGATTAACCCTACTGACTTTGGTATAAAAGGATTGTCTGACCAAGAAGTACTGACTGCTAGAAAAAATCACGGAAAGAACACCTTAGACTACAAAAAGAAAAGTAAACTTTTAGATGCTATAAAAAGTATTTTGCAAGAACCAATGGTCATTTTACTAGCCATTGCTTCGTGCATCTATTTTTTAACGGGCAATATTGGTGATGGCATTTTTTTAGCCGCTGCAATCATTCTTGTAGCTTCCATTTCCTTCTACCAAGAATCTAAAAGCAGAAATGCTTTAGAAAAATTAAAAGACATTACCCAACCCAAAGCACAGGTCATTAGAAATGGCAAAATTGTAGAAATACAAAGCCATAACCTCGTGATTGGAGATAGTTTGATGGTTGAGGAAGGGAATGTTATTCCTGCAGATGGAGTTATAATACATTCCAATGATTTTTCCGTAAATGAATCTTTACTCACCGGAGAATCTATGGCTGTCTTTAAAGATGCAGCTACTGAGAATTCCAAAATTTTTACGGGAACTACTGTAGCCATTGGATTAGCTATTGCTACTGTTACAGCGATTGGAAACGCAACAGCATTAGGGAAAATAGGAAAAAGCCTCGAAGGGATCCATGATGAGAAAACTCCGCTAGAATTACAAATAGGAAATTTTGTAAAAAAAATGTCTATTATTGGCGGAATAACATTTCTATTCGTCTGGGGAATTAATTATTACAACACACTAAATCTTCTAGACAGCTTATTAAAAGCATTAACCCTAGCGATGAGCATACTACCCGAAGAAATTCCGGTAGCTTTTACGACATTTATGGCTTTAGGATCATGGCGATTAATGAAGTTAGGGATTGTTGTAAAACAGATAAAAACAGTTGAAAGTTTAGGAAGTGCAACCGTTATATGTGTTGATAAGACAGGCACAATCACGCAAAATAAAATGAGCTTGGTAAAGCTTTACCTTTTTAAAACAGATCAAATAGTCCCGATACCCGAAAAAGCAAATCTTTTAGAAGAAGACTTAATTACAACGGCCATGTGGTCCAGCGAACCCATACCCTTTGACCCTATGGAAATTGCCCTTCATGAATCTTATTCAAAATTAATAGCCTCTGACGAACGCCAGGCTTATAAAATGATTCATGAGTATCCTTTAGGCGGGAAACCACCTATGATGACGCACCTTTTTGAAAACAAAACGGGAGACCGAATTATTGCTGCAAAAGGTGCTCCAGAAGCTTTCTTTCCCATAGCGAAGTTGAATGATGAAGAAAAAAATAAAATTAAAAAGGCAATCACAACATTGGGCGATAAAGGGTATCGTTTGCTAGGTGTAGGTAAAGCAAAATTTAAGGGGACAGATTATCCAAAAACGCAACAGGAATTTCCATTTGATTTTCTGGGACTTGTTGCCTTTTACGACCCACCTAAAGAAAATATTAGCACCGTTTTAAAAGAATTTGATCGTGCAGGGATTACCGTAAAATTAATTACTGGAGATACCGCAACAACCGCAAGTGCCATCGCTAAAGAAGTGAATTTTATTGGGTACGAAAAATGCATGACGGGTAATGAGTTAATGCAATTAGATGATAAGCAACTGCAAGAAAAGGTAAAAACTACGCAAATATTTTCTAGAATGTTTCCGGATGCCAAATTAAGAATAATCAATGCCTTAAAAGCCAACAAAGAAGTCGTTGCCATGATTGGCGATGGCGTTAACGATGGTCCAGCATTAAAAGCTGCTCACTTTGGCATTGCGATGGGTACAAAAGGAACAGAAATTGCAAAAGAAGCGGCTTCCTTAATATTAGTAGATGATGATCTTTCTAAAATGATAGACAGCATTGCTATGGGAAGAAAAATTTATAGCAATCTTAAAAAGGCTATTCAATATATTATATCCATACATATCCCGATTATATTAACGGTATTCATCCCCTTAGCCTTAGGTTGGGCATTTCCGAATATATTTTCTCCGACGCATGTTATTCTTCTAGAATTAATTATGGGACCAACCTGTTCTATTATCTATGAAAATGAACCCTTAGAAAAAAATACAATGCTTCAGAAACCAAGACTCTTGACGTCCACTTTTTTTAATATAAAGGAACTATTAACGAGTATTATTCAAGGTCTGGCAATTACCGTGGGTACCCTTTCTATTTATCAATATGCATTGGCTCAGAATAATTCAGAAGATACGACTAGAACAATGGTATTTTTAGTATTAATCATCGCAAATGTTTGTTTAACCTTAATAAACAGGTCTTTTTATTACTCTATACTAACCACCTTAAAATACAAGAATAATCTCGTTCCTTTAATAATAGCAATCACATTGTTAATCACAGCTTCCCTCCTATTTATTCCGCCGTTAACAAGCTTTTTTCAATTTAGTCGCTTAAGTTTTGAGCAATTATTTTTGTCTGTGCTTACCGGTTTCATTTCCGTTATTTGGTTTGAGATTGTAAAATGGAATACCCGTAAAAAAACCAATCGTACTAATACTTAA
- a CDS encoding PAS domain-containing sensor histidine kinase: protein MQAFEKNSTIFTLLSEGVSEGIIVVNKKQNIVASNSATDQMFGYEKDELIGKPLDVLIPKRYHPNHDQQVYNFISKSEKRQMGHGRELFGVRKNGDEFPLEAGLNPFELYDTTYVMALIIDITDRKAVEKDLRMKSEALQSASNGIVISDALKPDNPIIYCNASFKTLTGYSEEETIGKNCRFLQGDDKNQECITHMRDAIKNGESSQAILRNYRKDGSLFYNDLYITPIKDKFGKITNYIGIQNDVTERVKAQQEKEHWAKIFNESLNEIFLFEKESLLFLNANKGAQNNIGYNLEELKKLTPISIKPFYTEAQFREILIPLINKEEEKIEFETTHQRKDGTQYPAEVHLQLSRFGDQDVYLAIILDITDRKNYTLKLEKTVQERTKQLTEALAKEKELNELKTRFLSLVSHEFKTPLSSILTSITLLAKYTQTEQQEKRDKHVNTIKSKVRYLDTILTDFLSVERLDSGKINYTLEEFPLSKLLDEVIYNANMLLKTGQRISYPRNIDDLFIYFDEKTLALALSNLVHNAIKYSPEDTSIDIIVENDKTTISIKVVDHGIGIPLEEQKHIFNRYFRAENALLTQGTGIGLNIAKQHLESLSTTLDFSSIENEGSIFTITIPKDIKL from the coding sequence ATGCAAGCTTTCGAAAAGAACAGTACCATATTTACCCTACTCTCAGAAGGTGTTTCAGAGGGAATTATTGTTGTTAATAAAAAACAAAATATTGTCGCTTCTAATTCTGCCACAGACCAAATGTTTGGCTATGAAAAAGACGAACTAATAGGGAAACCGCTTGATGTTCTTATTCCAAAAAGATACCACCCTAACCACGATCAACAGGTATACAATTTTATTTCTAAAAGTGAAAAAAGACAAATGGGTCACGGACGTGAGTTGTTTGGAGTCCGAAAAAACGGAGATGAATTTCCTTTAGAAGCTGGTTTAAACCCCTTTGAGCTTTATGACACTACCTATGTCATGGCACTTATTATTGACATTACAGACCGTAAAGCCGTCGAGAAAGATCTAAGAATGAAAAGTGAGGCATTGCAATCTGCTTCAAATGGTATTGTTATTTCCGATGCGTTAAAGCCCGACAATCCTATTATATATTGTAATGCATCATTTAAAACGCTCACTGGATATTCCGAAGAAGAAACTATTGGAAAAAATTGTCGTTTTCTACAAGGGGATGACAAAAACCAAGAGTGCATCACCCATATGCGTGATGCTATTAAAAATGGAGAGAGTTCGCAAGCAATTTTAAGAAACTATAGAAAGGACGGTTCGCTTTTTTACAATGATTTATACATTACTCCCATAAAGGATAAATTTGGAAAAATTACCAATTATATCGGAATTCAGAATGATGTAACAGAACGCGTAAAAGCCCAACAAGAAAAAGAGCATTGGGCTAAGATTTTTAATGAATCTTTAAATGAGATCTTTCTATTTGAAAAAGAGTCTTTACTTTTTTTAAATGCAAATAAGGGAGCACAAAACAATATTGGCTATAATTTAGAGGAATTAAAAAAGCTTACTCCTATAAGTATAAAACCGTTTTATACAGAAGCGCAGTTCAGAGAAATATTAATCCCACTGATTAACAAAGAAGAAGAAAAAATAGAATTTGAAACTACGCATCAAAGGAAAGATGGAACGCAATACCCTGCGGAAGTGCATTTACAACTTTCTAGATTTGGAGATCAGGATGTTTATTTGGCCATTATATTAGATATTACAGACCGTAAGAACTATACTTTAAAACTAGAAAAAACCGTACAAGAACGTACCAAACAATTAACGGAAGCTTTAGCAAAAGAAAAAGAACTTAACGAGTTAAAAACAAGATTCTTATCCTTGGTTTCCCATGAATTTAAAACGCCTTTAAGTAGTATTCTAACGTCTATTACCCTACTTGCTAAATACACACAAACAGAACAACAAGAGAAAAGAGACAAGCATGTAAATACCATAAAAAGTAAAGTGCGTTATCTCGATACTATTCTAACGGATTTCTTATCGGTGGAGCGTTTAGATTCTGGAAAAATAAATTATACTTTAGAGGAGTTTCCCTTAAGTAAATTATTAGATGAAGTTATTTACAACGCAAACATGTTGCTTAAAACTGGACAACGTATTAGTTATCCAAGAAATATAGATGATCTTTTTATATATTTTGATGAAAAAACGTTGGCCTTGGCCCTATCTAATCTGGTACACAATGCCATAAAGTACTCTCCAGAAGATACTTCTATTGATATTATCGTGGAGAATGACAAGACTACAATTAGCATTAAAGTGGTAGATCATGGAATAGGTATTCCTTTAGAAGAGCAAAAACACATTTTTAATCGCTATTTTAGAGCAGAAAATGCACTCTTAACACAGGGAACAGGAATAGGACTAAATATTGCAAAACAGCACCTAGAAAGTTTAAGCACCACCTTAGATTTCTCAAGTATAGAGAATGAAGGGTCTATTTTCACCATTACCATACCAAAAGATATAAAATTATAA
- a CDS encoding response regulator, with protein MKTILLIEDDRALRENTEELLELAGYAVTTAPNGKIGILAAKELLPNIVVCDIMMPEVDGYGVLKALNEDENTKHLPFIFLSAKTEHKEIRKGMDLGADDYLTKPFEEEDLISAIESRLAKHEILKLNATAAHNKEENSEDSILDLNELKNFFDDNGEVVKFSQGATIYKEGNASNTIYLVLKGVIKCHSMDEDGKQLITSLYRADDFLGFTSFLKNVPYKESATAMEDVVLTGISKESLKEILEKNHNISLEFVELLSGNIKDIKQQLLQMAYSSVRKKTAQTLLQFADVMNTQTDDPIKISRSDLASVAGIATESLIRTLSGFKKEGLIEIEGRNIKIKELKALQYIS; from the coding sequence ATGAAGACTATTTTGTTAATTGAAGACGATAGAGCCCTTCGCGAGAATACGGAAGAACTTTTAGAACTTGCGGGGTATGCGGTAACTACAGCTCCAAATGGTAAAATAGGCATTCTAGCCGCAAAAGAACTTTTGCCTAATATTGTGGTCTGCGATATTATGATGCCAGAAGTTGATGGCTATGGCGTTTTAAAAGCGCTTAACGAAGATGAAAACACAAAACATTTACCTTTTATATTTCTTTCTGCAAAAACAGAACATAAAGAAATTAGAAAAGGGATGGATTTAGGTGCCGATGATTATCTAACCAAGCCCTTTGAAGAAGAAGATTTAATTAGTGCTATTGAAAGCAGGTTAGCCAAACATGAAATTTTAAAGCTAAATGCCACTGCTGCGCATAACAAAGAAGAAAACTCAGAAGACAGCATTCTGGATTTAAATGAGTTGAAGAATTTTTTTGATGATAATGGCGAAGTAGTCAAATTTTCTCAAGGCGCTACCATTTACAAGGAAGGCAATGCATCCAACACCATATACTTGGTTTTAAAAGGTGTGATTAAATGCCATTCTATGGATGAAGATGGCAAACAGTTAATTACCTCATTATACCGAGCAGATGATTTTCTTGGCTTTACATCATTCTTAAAAAACGTTCCATATAAAGAATCTGCTACCGCTATGGAAGACGTTGTTCTTACCGGTATTTCCAAAGAAAGCTTAAAAGAAATTTTGGAAAAAAACCATAATATATCTTTAGAGTTTGTTGAATTATTATCAGGAAATATAAAAGACATAAAACAACAACTCTTACAGATGGCATACAGTTCTGTACGGAAAAAAACAGCACAAACGCTGCTACAATTTGCAGATGTTATGAATACGCAAACCGATGATCCCATAAAAATTTCTCGGAGTGATTTAGCAAGTGTTGCCGGGATTGCTACAGAAAGCTTAATCCGTACTTTATCTGGTTTCAAAAAAGAAGGCCTTATCGAAATTGAAGGCCGAAACATAAAAATAAAAGAACTTAAAGCACTACAATACATATCCTAA